From the genome of Staphylococcus haemolyticus, one region includes:
- the ylqF gene encoding ribosome biogenesis GTPase YlqF: protein MAIQWYPGHMAKAKREVTEQLKKVDVVFELVDARIPYSSRNPMIDEVIKQKPRVVILNKKDMSNLNEMQKWESFFIDKGYYPVSVDAKHGKNLKGVETAAIAATKEKFEREKAKGLKPRAIRAMIVGIPNVGKSTLINKLARKNIAQTGNKPGVTKQQQWIKVGQSLQLLDTPGILWPKFEDEIVGKKLSLTGAIKDSIVHLDEVAIYGLQFLINHDLEGFKQHYKIDVSADAEILEWFDAIGRRRGLLQRGNEVDYEAVIELIINDVRNAKIGTYSFDLYSEMKSELDNDTNN from the coding sequence ATGGCAATTCAATGGTATCCAGGACATATGGCAAAAGCTAAACGAGAGGTAACAGAACAATTAAAAAAAGTAGATGTTGTATTTGAATTAGTTGATGCACGTATTCCATATAGTTCTCGTAACCCAATGATTGATGAAGTAATCAAACAAAAACCGCGCGTAGTTATTCTTAATAAAAAAGATATGTCCAATTTAAATGAAATGCAGAAATGGGAAAGCTTCTTTATAGATAAAGGATATTATCCTGTATCAGTAGATGCTAAGCATGGCAAAAATTTAAAAGGTGTAGAAACTGCAGCTATAGCAGCAACAAAAGAAAAATTTGAACGTGAGAAGGCTAAAGGACTTAAACCTAGAGCAATTAGAGCAATGATTGTTGGCATACCTAACGTTGGTAAATCAACTTTGATTAATAAATTAGCACGTAAAAATATTGCACAAACTGGTAATAAACCAGGTGTAACCAAACAACAACAGTGGATTAAAGTTGGGCAATCTCTACAATTATTAGATACACCTGGAATTTTATGGCCTAAATTTGAAGATGAAATTGTTGGTAAAAAATTAAGTTTAACTGGCGCAATAAAAGACAGTATTGTACATTTAGATGAAGTTGCTATCTATGGTTTACAGTTTTTAATTAACCATGATTTAGAAGGTTTTAAGCAACATTATAAGATTGATGTATCTGCAGATGCTGAAATATTAGAATGGTTTGATGCAATTGGACGTCGACGTGGACTTTTACAAAGAGGCAATGAAGTAGATTACGAAGCGGTTATTGAACTGATAATTAATGACGTTAGAAATGCCAAAATTGGAACATACAGTTTTGACTTATATTCAGAAATGAAGAGTGAATTAGATAATGACACAAACAATTAA
- the topA gene encoding type I DNA topoisomerase, whose translation MADNLVIVESPAKAKTIEKYLGKKYKVIASMGHVRDLPRSQMGVDVEDNYEPKYITIRGKGPVVKDLKKYAKKAKNVFLASDPDREGEAIAWHLSKILELDDSKENRVVFNEITKDAVKESFKHPRGIEMDLVDAQQARRILDRLVGYNISPVLWKKVKKGLSAGRVQSVALRLVIDRENEIRNFKPEEYWSIEGEFRYKKSKFTAKFLHYKNKPFKLKTKKDVEKVTAELDGDKFEITNVNKKEKTRNPANPFTTSTLQQEAARKLNFKARKTMMLAQQLYEGIDLKRQGTVGLITYMRTDSTRISQTAKDEAKQYIEDKYGKDYLSNRTAKGKQGDQDAHEAIRPTSTLRTPYEMKAYLTRDQHRLYKLIWERFVASQMAPAILDTVALDVTQNNIKFRANGQTIKFKGFMTLYVEAKDDKDNEKENKLPNLSKGDEVTATQIEPAQHFTQPPPRYTEARLVKTLEELKIGRPSTYAPTIDTIQKRNYVKLESKRFVPTELGEIVYEQVKDYFPEIIDVEFTVNMETLLDKIAEGDIGWRKVIDNFYGSFKLDVERAEEEMEKVEIKDEPAGEDCEVCGSPMVIKMGRYGKFMACSNFPDCRNTKAIVKTIGVTCPKCKDGDVVERKSKKNRLFYGCSNYPECDFISWDKPVGRDCPKCNHYLMEHKKGRSSQVICSNCDYKEEVQK comes from the coding sequence TTGGCAGATAATTTAGTCATAGTTGAGTCGCCTGCAAAAGCGAAAACCATTGAAAAATATTTAGGTAAAAAATATAAAGTTATAGCTTCTATGGGACATGTTAGAGATTTACCAAGAAGTCAAATGGGTGTCGATGTAGAAGATAATTATGAACCGAAATATATTACGATACGCGGTAAAGGTCCAGTTGTTAAAGACTTAAAGAAATATGCTAAGAAAGCAAAAAATGTCTTTCTTGCGAGTGACCCTGACCGTGAAGGTGAAGCGATTGCTTGGCATTTATCAAAAATTTTAGAACTTGATGATTCAAAAGAAAACAGAGTAGTATTTAATGAAATTACAAAAGATGCGGTAAAAGAAAGTTTTAAGCATCCTCGTGGCATAGAAATGGATTTAGTCGATGCACAACAAGCACGCCGTATATTAGATAGATTAGTTGGATATAATATTTCACCAGTATTATGGAAGAAAGTGAAAAAGGGGCTGTCTGCAGGGCGAGTTCAATCTGTAGCTTTAAGATTAGTAATAGATAGAGAGAATGAGATTCGTAACTTTAAGCCTGAAGAGTATTGGTCTATAGAAGGTGAGTTTAGATATAAGAAATCTAAATTTACTGCTAAGTTTCTTCATTATAAAAATAAACCATTTAAATTAAAAACAAAAAAAGATGTTGAAAAAGTTACAGCTGAATTAGATGGAGACAAATTTGAAATTACAAATGTTAATAAAAAAGAAAAAACTAGAAATCCTGCTAATCCATTTACCACTTCAACATTACAACAAGAGGCAGCTCGTAAATTAAATTTCAAAGCGCGTAAAACTATGATGCTCGCGCAACAATTATATGAAGGTATTGATTTAAAACGACAAGGTACAGTTGGATTAATCACATACATGAGAACTGACTCTACACGTATATCACAAACCGCTAAAGACGAAGCGAAACAATATATTGAAGATAAGTATGGTAAAGATTATCTTTCTAATAGAACTGCTAAGGGTAAACAGGGTGACCAAGATGCCCACGAAGCAATTCGACCAACAAGTACTTTACGTACACCTTATGAAATGAAAGCATACTTAACTAGAGATCAGCATCGATTGTATAAGTTAATATGGGAAAGATTTGTAGCAAGTCAAATGGCACCAGCTATTTTAGACACAGTTGCTTTAGATGTTACCCAAAACAACATTAAATTCCGAGCGAATGGTCAAACAATCAAATTTAAAGGTTTCATGACGCTTTATGTAGAAGCCAAAGACGATAAAGATAATGAAAAAGAAAATAAATTACCTAACTTAAGTAAAGGTGATGAAGTCACTGCAACTCAAATAGAGCCAGCACAACACTTCACTCAACCACCACCACGTTATACTGAAGCTCGTTTAGTTAAAACGTTAGAGGAGTTAAAAATCGGTAGACCGTCTACCTATGCACCTACGATTGACACAATACAAAAACGAAATTATGTAAAACTTGAAAGTAAACGATTCGTACCTACTGAATTAGGTGAAATTGTTTATGAACAAGTAAAAGATTACTTCCCAGAAATAATTGATGTAGAGTTTACTGTAAATATGGAAACACTATTGGATAAAATTGCTGAAGGAGATATTGGTTGGAGAAAAGTAATTGATAACTTTTATGGAAGTTTCAAATTAGACGTTGAACGTGCTGAAGAAGAAATGGAAAAAGTTGAAATTAAAGATGAACCTGCCGGCGAAGATTGTGAAGTTTGTGGCTCTCCTATGGTTATTAAAATGGGGCGATATGGTAAGTTTATGGCGTGCTCAAACTTCCCAGATTGTAGAAATACGAAAGCAATAGTGAAAACAATAGGCGTGACATGTCCTAAATGCAAAGATGGAGATGTCGTTGAAAGAAAATCTAAGAAAAATAGACTTTTCTATGGTTGTTCAAACTATCCTGAATGTGACTTTATTTCTTGGGACAAACCTGTAGGTCGTGATTGTCCTAAATGTAATCATTATTTAATGGAACATAAGAAAGGACGTAGTTCACAAGTAATTTGCTCTAACTGTGACTATAAAGAAGAAGTTCAAAAATAG
- a CDS encoding aminoacyltransferase → MKFTKLNINEYRSFVEQQFSHYTQSMDLYDYRINRAGGVHIVGVKENGNVVAACLLTDARIFKVFKYFYTHRGPVMDFTNLALVEFFFKKLTHYVSMRRGVFILVDPYVLENIRSADGEIIEHFNNKQWFKVMNKLGYQHQGFTTGYSAMSQIRWHSILDLKDKSEQQLLKDMSYQTRRNIMKTIEMGVQIKTLSIKETNRFYRLYHMAEEKHGFHFQEEPYFKQMLEIYGDKACMKLAYIDLNKYINLLKQRAIELEEKVTEIKQSLKVNANSKKTKTKYHQLNQQLESLNKKIAKTEQLIITDGTLLDLAAALFIYNNHEMYYLSSGSNPKYNEFMGAYCLQWDMIRYAKEKGIERYNFYGITGDFGEDAEDYGVQQFKKGFNAFVEEYVGNFIKPVNKLLYKLYQK, encoded by the coding sequence ATGAAATTTACTAAATTGAACATTAACGAATATAGATCATTTGTAGAACAACAATTTTCTCATTATACACAGTCGATGGATTTATATGATTATCGAATAAATCGTGCAGGTGGGGTTCATATTGTCGGTGTTAAAGAAAACGGTAACGTTGTTGCTGCCTGTTTATTAACTGATGCTCGTATATTTAAGGTGTTTAAATACTTTTATACCCATCGAGGACCAGTGATGGATTTTACTAATTTAGCGTTAGTAGAATTTTTCTTTAAAAAATTAACGCATTATGTAAGTATGCGAAGAGGTGTTTTCATATTAGTTGACCCTTATGTCTTGGAGAATATAAGAAGTGCTGATGGTGAGATTATAGAACACTTTAACAATAAACAGTGGTTCAAGGTGATGAATAAATTAGGATACCAACACCAAGGTTTTACAACTGGCTATTCAGCTATGAGTCAAATAAGATGGCATTCTATATTAGATTTAAAAGATAAAAGTGAACAACAATTATTAAAAGATATGTCATATCAAACTAGACGTAACATTATGAAGACAATTGAAATGGGTGTGCAAATTAAAACTTTATCAATTAAAGAAACGAATAGATTTTATCGACTGTATCACATGGCTGAAGAAAAACATGGTTTTCATTTTCAAGAAGAACCTTATTTTAAACAAATGCTTGAAATTTATGGTGATAAAGCATGTATGAAGTTAGCTTATATTGATTTAAATAAGTATATAAATTTATTAAAGCAACGAGCGATAGAATTAGAAGAGAAAGTGACTGAAATTAAACAATCATTAAAAGTGAATGCTAATTCAAAAAAGACAAAAACAAAATATCACCAATTAAATCAACAACTAGAGAGCCTTAATAAAAAAATAGCAAAAACTGAACAATTAATCATTACGGATGGTACATTACTTGATTTAGCTGCTGCATTGTTTATTTATAACAATCACGAAATGTACTATTTATCAAGTGGTTCTAATCCTAAATACAATGAATTTATGGGAGCCTATTGTCTACAATGGGATATGATAAGATACGCAAAAGAGAAAGGAATAGAGCGTTATAATTTCTACGGTATAACTGGCGACTTTGGTGAAGATGCAGAAGATTATGGTGTTCAACAATTTAAAAAAGGATTCAATGCGTTTGTAGAAGAATATGTTGGTAATTTTATTAAGCCAGTAAATAAATTGCTCTATAAATTATATCAAAAGTAA
- a CDS encoding ribonuclease HII, translating to MTQTINEAKHILSEINSIEVLEKHELNQDVRKGIQQAITRRRKQLLKEQEILDHYNTMNKFESELLNNNPQALICGIDEVGRGPLAGPVVACAVILNEGHRYLGLDDSKKVTASKRQILNKKLKDGVLEYAYGLASPEEIDELNIYNATQVAMNRALSQLVNRPDHLLIDAMSLDTTIPQTSIIKGDAKSVSIAAASIMAKEYRDDLMKEIADEYPGYEFEKNVGYGTKAHLDGLNKLGITPYHRKSFEPIKSMT from the coding sequence ATGACACAAACAATTAATGAAGCAAAGCACATATTGTCTGAAATTAACTCAATTGAAGTTTTAGAAAAACATGAATTAAATCAAGACGTTCGTAAAGGGATACAACAAGCTATTACAAGACGTCGTAAACAACTTTTAAAAGAACAAGAAATTTTAGACCATTACAATACAATGAATAAATTTGAAAGTGAGTTGCTGAATAACAATCCTCAAGCATTAATCTGTGGTATTGACGAGGTTGGACGTGGTCCGTTAGCAGGTCCTGTTGTTGCATGTGCGGTGATTTTAAATGAAGGGCATCGCTATTTAGGACTTGATGATTCTAAAAAAGTAACAGCGAGTAAAAGACAAATACTTAATAAAAAGCTTAAAGATGGGGTGTTGGAGTATGCCTATGGTTTAGCTAGTCCAGAAGAGATCGATGAATTGAATATATATAATGCAACTCAAGTAGCAATGAATCGAGCTTTGAGTCAATTAGTAAATCGTCCAGATCATTTATTAATAGATGCAATGTCTTTAGATACAACAATTCCTCAAACATCTATTATTAAAGGCGACGCAAAGAGTGTGTCTATTGCTGCAGCAAGTATAATGGCAAAAGAGTACAGAGATGATTTAATGAAAGAGATTGCAGATGAATATCCAGGATATGAATTTGAGAAAAATGTGGGTTACGGAACTAAAGCACATTTAGATGGCCTAAATAAACTCGGTATTACACCTTATCATCGTAAAAGCTTTGAACCAATCAAATCTATGACGTAA
- the sucC gene encoding ADP-forming succinate--CoA ligase subunit beta, translated as MNIHEYQGKEIFRSMGVAVPEGRVAFTAEEAVEKAKELDTEIYVVKAQIHAGGRGKAGGVKIAKSLSEVETYANELLGKQLVTHQTGPEGKEVKRLYIEQGCDIQKEYYVGFVIDRATDRITLMASEEGGTEIEEVAAKTPEKIFKETIDPVVGLSPYQARRIAFNINIPKESINKAAKFLISLYNVFIEKDCSIVEINPLVTTGEGEVLALDAKINFDDNALFRHKDIQELRDLEEEDPKEIEASKYDLSYIALDGDIGCMVNGAGLAMATMDTINHFGGNPANFLDVGGGATKEKVTEAFKIILGDDNVKGIFVNIFGGIMKCDVIAEGIVAAVKEVELTLPLVVRLEGTNVERGKEILNESGLAIEPAATMAEGAQKIVKLVKEA; from the coding sequence ATGAATATCCACGAATATCAAGGTAAAGAAATATTTCGTTCTATGGGCGTAGCCGTTCCAGAAGGACGAGTTGCATTTACTGCTGAAGAAGCAGTGGAAAAGGCTAAAGAATTAGACACAGAGATTTATGTGGTTAAAGCACAAATCCACGCTGGGGGTAGAGGTAAAGCAGGTGGAGTTAAGATTGCTAAATCATTATCTGAGGTTGAAACTTATGCCAATGAATTATTAGGTAAACAATTAGTTACACATCAAACTGGACCTGAAGGTAAAGAAGTTAAACGTTTGTATATTGAACAAGGTTGCGATATTCAAAAAGAATATTATGTAGGTTTTGTAATTGACCGTGCAACTGATCGTATTACTTTAATGGCTTCAGAAGAAGGCGGTACTGAAATTGAAGAAGTAGCTGCTAAAACACCAGAAAAAATCTTTAAAGAAACAATCGACCCAGTTGTTGGTTTATCACCTTATCAAGCGCGTCGTATTGCTTTCAATATTAATATTCCAAAAGAATCTATTAATAAAGCAGCGAAATTCTTAATTTCTTTATACAATGTATTTATCGAAAAAGATTGTTCTATCGTTGAAATTAACCCATTAGTTACTACTGGTGAAGGTGAAGTTTTAGCTTTAGATGCTAAAATCAACTTCGATGACAATGCATTATTCAGACATAAAGATATCCAAGAATTACGTGATTTAGAAGAAGAAGATCCTAAAGAGATTGAAGCATCTAAATATGACTTATCTTATATTGCATTAGATGGAGATATTGGTTGTATGGTTAATGGTGCTGGTTTAGCGATGGCTACAATGGATACTATTAATCATTTTGGTGGAAATCCAGCTAACTTCCTAGACGTAGGGGGCGGCGCTACAAAAGAAAAAGTTACTGAAGCATTCAAAATCATCTTAGGTGATGACAATGTTAAAGGTATCTTTGTAAACATCTTCGGTGGAATCATGAAATGTGATGTTATTGCTGAAGGTATCGTAGCAGCAGTTAAAGAAGTTGAATTAACTTTACCATTAGTAGTTCGTTTAGAAGGTACAAATGTAGAACGCGGTAAAGAAATCTTAAACGAATCAGGTTTAGCAATTGAACCAGCAGCTACAATGGCTGAAGGCGCTCAAAAAATTGTTAAGCTTGTTAAAGAAGCGTAA
- the dprA gene encoding DNA-processing protein DprA: MTNNNILLLKLIWLGYTTQHIHHLLKLNPEFFKFSYTDQIDSIKNWDKLFHKGDFIDRYNHLNDKEILSFLNQHKISFVTPFNANYPRLLKEIYDYPFVLFYQGDPQLLTSPNTLGVVGSRNATEYSAKAMQYLFPKFKQIPLTIISGLAKGADSIAHHFAIEYQLPTIAVLGFGHMMHYPRETQKLRNIIEVKGLVISEYPPFTSVRRYHFPQRNRLISGLSQGVLITEASVRSGSQITIDCALDQNRNIYVLPGSIFNPLTKGNLKRAQEGAMIVTSADDILCDYK; the protein is encoded by the coding sequence ATGACTAACAACAACATATTACTTTTGAAATTAATTTGGTTAGGTTATACGACCCAACATATTCATCATTTATTAAAATTAAATCCTGAATTTTTTAAATTCTCTTATACTGATCAAATAGATTCAATAAAAAATTGGGACAAGTTATTTCATAAAGGTGATTTTATTGATCGATATAATCATTTAAATGATAAAGAAATTTTGTCATTTTTGAATCAACACAAGATAAGTTTTGTAACACCGTTTAACGCTAATTATCCTCGACTATTAAAAGAAATTTATGATTATCCGTTTGTCCTATTTTACCAAGGTGACCCCCAATTATTAACATCCCCCAATACATTAGGTGTGGTGGGCTCAAGAAATGCAACAGAGTACTCAGCTAAAGCCATGCAATACTTATTTCCTAAATTTAAACAAATTCCACTAACCATTATTTCCGGTTTGGCAAAAGGTGCTGATAGCATTGCACATCATTTTGCTATAGAGTATCAATTACCTACTATAGCTGTTTTAGGTTTTGGTCATATGATGCATTACCCTAGAGAAACGCAAAAATTACGCAACATAATTGAAGTAAAAGGTTTAGTTATTAGTGAATATCCGCCATTCACTAGTGTTAGGCGATATCACTTTCCGCAACGCAATCGTTTGATAAGCGGTCTTTCACAAGGGGTTTTAATAACTGAAGCAAGTGTTAGAAGCGGTAGTCAAATTACAATTGATTGCGCATTAGACCAAAATAGAAATATATATGTATTACCAGGTTCAATATTTAATCCACTAACTAAAGGTAATTTGAAACGAGCTCAAGAAGGTGCGATGATTGTAACCTCAGCTGATGATATTCTATGTGATTATAAATAG
- a CDS encoding YfhO family protein has protein sequence MKKILIYICIFLTLSFLGHSYIIYRFIHDGVLFTGPNDGIEQMIPIQMFLFDKWSVGNLFYATDFGLGGDFFTDLSYYFSTNILFIINVLCIILLKTFIHINTQGLLFWMVNALVISTIKAALAMYCTYLYSKFISRNTWISIIMAFLFVMSPLYYRFTVYWPFFSDVFIWMPLLLFSIERTLQKQKFGLFIVTITLIMINNFYFAYYLCLIGAGYILLRIIFKHSKDIIPRGKALLLFAISAILGLGNSLFMFFHGVQSFLNNRRVPFSGTVNTFEKLDINTNIFFDNYLIVLLFLTIQALLCIKLYKHFYYRLFAILTLAFILLSFVPFIDQLFNGFSAPQKRWHFILSFNSAILIGLFLKYFRTLKIKSYLISNIIAEIIIFASAITYHKFVAWLVLVPIVSLIGLLILILKDRRYRINLSYIFGISIILLNLMVSFVFIKNQIYFKDHQERANTFYINSSLYSSDLQRSLVNTMKNSKREDERIDWRVNEQDNTPMYQHFKGLSLYSSIFHHNILDYYYDALKINLAEESLSRYQSINGRQNIASLFSVRYMMLKDYQGNLPPYFKKVKTSGQYSIYENTLTLPSVKVTKNVYNSKSLKTAIDREHAMLNGVIMDNAGKSFKQPASNLLSKVDMQQQNIKRIGKNRYKVIGGKGGTIKLHLPKQIRDKYDDFYLTMKIKRGNPDSNYTVAINNYANHRLFNNSTYRTGVDTQLYRTQPDKNGDITITLSPDGEFYVDLQQLNGENYDTLKKVHDNANFDTSYHDIKNGIQVQLSHHESGVASINIPYRKGMQAYVDGQPAKIQKVNYMMTGVPVDKNAKQIVIKYQPPYWNTMIFISLMSMILSAIFVKIFNSKKRKMRK, from the coding sequence ATGAAGAAAATATTAATATATATATGTATATTCTTAACTCTGTCTTTCTTAGGACATAGCTATATTATTTATCGCTTTATTCACGACGGCGTATTATTTACAGGACCCAACGATGGTATCGAACAGATGATACCTATTCAAATGTTTCTATTTGATAAATGGAGCGTTGGCAATCTTTTTTATGCTACTGATTTTGGTCTAGGTGGAGATTTTTTTACGGATTTAAGCTATTATTTCTCAACAAACATACTATTTATTATTAATGTACTATGTATCATTCTATTAAAAACATTTATACATATAAATACTCAGGGATTACTATTTTGGATGGTAAATGCGCTAGTTATTTCCACTATTAAAGCTGCATTAGCGATGTATTGTACCTATCTTTATAGTAAATTTATTTCACGTAATACTTGGATTAGTATTATTATGGCATTTCTATTTGTTATGTCGCCGCTTTATTATCGCTTTACTGTTTATTGGCCATTCTTTAGTGATGTTTTTATTTGGATGCCATTGTTACTATTTTCTATAGAACGCACACTTCAAAAACAAAAGTTTGGTCTATTTATAGTTACAATTACACTAATAATGATAAATAATTTCTACTTTGCATATTATCTTTGTCTTATAGGTGCAGGTTACATACTTCTTCGAATAATTTTTAAACACTCTAAAGATATTATTCCACGTGGCAAAGCTTTACTATTATTTGCTATCAGTGCCATTTTAGGGTTAGGTAATAGTTTATTTATGTTCTTCCACGGTGTTCAAAGTTTTTTAAATAACCGTCGTGTCCCTTTTTCAGGAACAGTAAATACCTTCGAAAAGCTAGATATTAACACAAATATCTTCTTTGATAATTATTTAATCGTATTGCTATTTCTAACTATTCAAGCATTATTATGTATTAAACTTTATAAACACTTTTATTATCGCTTATTCGCAATTTTAACTCTCGCATTTATTCTATTAAGCTTTGTACCATTTATCGATCAATTGTTTAATGGATTTTCTGCACCACAAAAACGTTGGCATTTTATATTGTCTTTTAATTCAGCAATATTAATTGGTCTATTTCTAAAATATTTTAGAACACTAAAAATCAAATCATATTTAATTAGTAATATTATTGCTGAAATTATCATTTTCGCTAGTGCTATTACATATCATAAATTTGTAGCTTGGCTTGTACTTGTACCAATCGTTTCTTTAATAGGGTTACTTATTTTAATTTTAAAAGATAGACGTTATCGCATTAATCTAAGCTATATATTCGGTATTTCTATAATCTTACTCAATTTAATGGTTTCTTTCGTATTTATTAAAAATCAAATTTATTTTAAAGATCATCAAGAACGAGCTAATACATTTTATATTAATTCAAGTTTATATAGTTCAGACTTACAGCGTTCATTAGTTAATACAATGAAGAATAGTAAGCGAGAAGATGAACGTATCGATTGGCGAGTGAATGAGCAAGATAACACACCTATGTACCAACACTTTAAGGGACTAAGTTTATATTCAAGTATCTTCCATCATAATATTCTCGATTACTATTATGATGCACTAAAGATTAATCTTGCCGAGGAGTCACTAAGTCGCTATCAATCAATAAATGGTCGACAAAATATAGCGAGTCTTTTCTCAGTACGTTATATGATGCTTAAAGATTATCAAGGAAATTTACCCCCCTATTTTAAAAAGGTTAAAACAAGTGGACAATATTCTATCTATGAAAATACACTTACTTTGCCGAGTGTTAAAGTTACGAAAAATGTTTATAATAGTAAATCTTTAAAAACAGCTATAGATCGTGAGCATGCGATGTTAAATGGTGTGATCATGGATAATGCAGGAAAATCTTTCAAACAACCAGCATCTAATTTACTATCAAAAGTTGATATGCAACAACAAAATATTAAGCGAATTGGAAAAAATCGCTATAAGGTCATTGGTGGCAAAGGTGGTACTATAAAATTACATCTTCCAAAACAAATACGTGATAAATATGATGATTTTTATTTAACGATGAAGATTAAGAGAGGTAATCCAGATAGTAATTACACTGTCGCTATTAATAATTACGCTAATCATCGATTGTTTAATAATTCTACCTATCGAACAGGTGTAGACACTCAACTTTATCGCACTCAACCAGATAAAAATGGTGATATCACTATTACCCTTTCGCCTGATGGTGAATTTTATGTCGATTTACAACAATTAAATGGCGAGAATTATGATACGCTTAAAAAGGTGCATGATAATGCTAATTTTGATACAAGTTATCATGATATTAAAAATGGTATACAAGTCCAACTCAGTCACCATGAGAGTGGTGTAGCCTCAATAAACATTCCTTATCGAAAAGGAATGCAAGCGTATGTTGATGGTCAACCTGCAAAAATCCAAAAAGTAAATTATATGATGACCGGTGTTCCAGTCGACAAAAATGCAAAACAAATTGTCATTAAATATCAACCTCCTTACTGGAATACTATGATATTCATTTCATTAATGAGTATGATTCTTAGTGCTATTTTTGTAAAAATTTTTAATTCAAAAAAACGAAAGATGAGGAAGTAA
- the sucD gene encoding succinate--CoA ligase subunit alpha: MSVFIDKNTKVMVQGITGSTALFHTKQMLDYGTQIVAGVTPGKGGQVVEGVPVYNTVAEAKEETGANVSVVYVPAPFAADSILEAADADLDMVICITEHIPVVDMVKVKRYLEGRKTRLVGPNCPGVITADECKIGIMPGYIHKKGHVGVVSRSGTLTYEAVHQLTEEGIGQTTAVGIGGDPVNGTNFIDVLKAFNEDEDTKAVVMIGEIGGTAEEEAAEWIKANMTKPVIGFIGGQTAPPGKRMGHAGAIISGGKGTADEKIKTLNECGVKTADTPSEIGTTLIEAAKEAGIYEELLTIK; encoded by the coding sequence ATGAGTGTATTTATAGATAAAAATACTAAAGTAATGGTACAAGGTATTACAGGGTCTACTGCCCTTTTCCATACAAAACAAATGCTTGATTATGGTACACAAATTGTTGCAGGGGTAACACCAGGTAAAGGTGGACAAGTTGTTGAAGGTGTACCTGTATATAATACTGTTGCTGAAGCTAAAGAAGAAACAGGTGCTAACGTATCTGTAGTTTATGTTCCGGCGCCATTCGCAGCAGATTCTATTTTGGAAGCAGCAGATGCAGATTTAGATATGGTTATTTGTATCACTGAACATATTCCTGTTGTTGACATGGTTAAAGTTAAGCGTTACTTAGAAGGAAGAAAAACACGTTTAGTTGGACCAAACTGCCCAGGTGTTATTACTGCTGATGAATGTAAAATTGGTATCATGCCAGGATATATCCATAAAAAAGGTCATGTAGGTGTTGTATCACGTTCTGGTACGTTAACTTACGAAGCGGTTCATCAATTAACTGAAGAAGGCATTGGTCAAACTACAGCTGTAGGTATTGGTGGCGACCCTGTCAACGGTACTAACTTTATCGATGTACTTAAAGCGTTTAATGAAGATGAAGATACTAAAGCTGTTGTAATGATTGGTGAAATCGGTGGTACTGCTGAAGAAGAAGCGGCGGAATGGATTAAAGCTAATATGACTAAACCGGTTATTGGCTTCATTGGAGGTCAAACAGCCCCTCCAGGTAAACGTATGGGTCACGCTGGTGCGATTATTTCTGGCGGTAAAGGTACTGCAGATGAAAAAATTAAAACATTAAATGAATGTGGTGTTAAAACTGCGGACACACCTTCAGAAATTGGTACTACATTAATCGAAGCAGCTAAAGAAGCTGGCATTTACGAAGAATTATTAACAATTAAGTAA